One genomic segment of Rubripirellula tenax includes these proteins:
- a CDS encoding efflux RND transporter periplasmic adaptor subunit has product MNRHSANQYSANRRLLNRRSLNRRGSVSPKQLSALTLSLATVVIAAVWIGRSHSAETLVEGSESPPATSAPLPVGVVVVGVVTPDEVRQSYSGMLVARRESQLGFDRPGRVVEVMKEEGDRVTQGECLACIATDDLDASEQRTRADLESATALLDELIAGPRKESIEAARAKVASLAANRELSKANTLREEQLAARDAGSVRTLDEARFGQRAADEQWNAARAELRLLEEGTRKEQVAAQRAVCDSIRGELREIEADRRDSRIEAPFDGLVRSRFIDEGAVVTAGEPILHWISLDVEGRFGIPAAVADSIKPADQVSLRLRTTQCTGTVVRVEPYVDLATRTRAIYVRPIGIESSQGWIPGEVVDVELTTGSSSTTAANTYWLPTSSLTRGGRGVWTVLAVPGTAAEAACEKRAVELLRTDGDLTLVQGMLSPGDRVIVDGMHRLTAGMRVAVIDKHNNQGAQP; this is encoded by the coding sequence ATGAATCGACACTCTGCCAATCAATACTCTGCCAATCGACGCTTACTCAATCGACGCTCACTCAATCGACGAGGATCGGTATCACCCAAGCAACTGTCCGCGTTGACTCTGTCCCTTGCCACGGTCGTGATCGCAGCCGTTTGGATCGGTCGCAGCCATTCGGCCGAGACTCTGGTCGAAGGTTCCGAATCACCACCGGCCACTTCCGCACCCTTGCCCGTCGGCGTTGTTGTCGTCGGGGTTGTCACGCCTGATGAAGTCCGCCAATCGTATTCAGGAATGCTTGTGGCGAGACGAGAGAGTCAGCTCGGATTCGATCGACCGGGCCGAGTCGTCGAGGTGATGAAGGAAGAAGGCGATCGGGTTACCCAGGGCGAGTGTTTAGCATGCATCGCCACGGATGACTTGGATGCGTCGGAGCAACGCACGCGAGCGGACCTGGAATCTGCCACCGCGTTGTTGGACGAGTTGATCGCGGGACCTCGCAAGGAGTCCATCGAAGCGGCTCGTGCAAAGGTCGCAAGCTTGGCGGCGAATCGAGAACTGTCAAAAGCAAACACCCTTCGCGAAGAACAGCTCGCCGCACGCGACGCCGGCAGCGTGCGGACGCTGGACGAAGCCCGTTTCGGCCAACGGGCAGCCGACGAGCAATGGAATGCGGCCCGTGCCGAGTTGCGTCTGCTCGAAGAAGGCACTCGAAAAGAACAGGTGGCCGCACAACGCGCCGTGTGCGATTCCATCCGAGGAGAGCTGCGAGAGATCGAAGCCGATCGTCGCGATAGCCGCATTGAGGCTCCGTTTGACGGCTTGGTCCGGTCGCGATTCATCGACGAAGGTGCGGTGGTCACCGCGGGCGAACCGATCCTGCACTGGATCAGCCTGGACGTCGAAGGTCGCTTCGGGATCCCAGCCGCCGTCGCGGACTCGATCAAGCCCGCCGATCAGGTCTCTCTGCGGCTGCGCACAACGCAATGCACTGGAACCGTCGTTCGTGTTGAACCCTATGTCGATTTGGCGACACGGACCCGCGCGATCTATGTCCGCCCGATCGGAATCGAGTCGTCCCAAGGATGGATTCCCGGGGAAGTCGTGGATGTCGAGCTCACGACGGGTTCTTCCAGCACCACAGCGGCGAACACTTACTGGTTGCCGACATCATCGCTTACCCGAGGCGGACGTGGCGTTTGGACGGTATTGGCAGTGCCCGGCACGGCGGCGGAAGCGGCTTGCGAAAAGCGGGCGGTAGAACTGCTACGCACCGACGGTGATCTCACCTTGGTTCAAGGCATGCTGAGTCCTGGTGACCGCGTGATTGTCGACGGCATGCACCGATTGACGGCGGGAATGCGAGTCGCCGTGATCGATAAACACAACAACCAAGGGGCGCAACCGTGA
- a CDS encoding TetR/AcrR family transcriptional regulator, which translates to MSKITPKQSEIRDRESRILHLARPMVAGGGLAALSMEAIAKEMKYTKGTIYNHFSCKEEILLALAIQSSETRLALFHVAGQSQAGSRDAMAAIGIGCEDFRTRFADLFIIETLVRHATIWEKASDQRRETLLGCESRTMGLVATLGHRAVKEGDLKLPRGLHVEELIFGLWSLTYGGMMIDASSPGLSEIGIRDTSASIRRNCNAMMDGYGWLPLYEPAPYRKLVARVRAVLFKTIPTDAIAVVDQDSPTGVSTQGAGS; encoded by the coding sequence ATGTCAAAAATTACGCCCAAGCAAAGCGAGATTCGCGATCGCGAATCTCGCATCCTTCACCTGGCTCGCCCCATGGTTGCCGGCGGCGGCCTCGCCGCGCTCAGCATGGAAGCGATTGCGAAGGAAATGAAGTACACCAAGGGGACGATCTACAACCATTTTTCGTGTAAGGAAGAGATCCTGCTGGCGTTGGCGATCCAGAGCAGCGAAACGCGGCTGGCGTTGTTTCATGTTGCCGGGCAGTCACAGGCGGGGTCACGCGATGCAATGGCGGCCATCGGAATCGGCTGCGAGGACTTCCGCACACGATTCGCCGACCTGTTCATCATCGAAACGTTGGTACGTCACGCAACGATCTGGGAAAAGGCCAGCGATCAACGGCGGGAAACGCTTCTGGGGTGTGAAAGCCGAACGATGGGGTTGGTTGCCACCCTTGGGCATCGTGCGGTCAAAGAGGGCGATCTGAAGCTGCCGCGTGGACTGCACGTCGAAGAACTGATCTTCGGACTCTGGTCGCTCACATACGGCGGAATGATGATTGACGCGTCGTCGCCCGGCTTAAGCGAAATTGGCATTCGAGATACTTCCGCATCCATTCGACGAAACTGCAACGCGATGATGGACGGATACGGATGGCTACCGCTTTATGAACCAGCTCCCTACCGAAAGCTGGTGGCGAGGGTTCGCGCGGTCCTTTTCAAAACGATTCCTACGGACGCGATCGCGGTGGTCGACCAAGATTCGCCCACCGGCGTATCCACCCAAGGAGCCGGATCATGA
- the ribD gene encoding bifunctional diaminohydroxyphosphoribosylaminopyrimidine deaminase/5-amino-6-(5-phosphoribosylamino)uracil reductase RibD, protein MLRHSTTDDQRFMSAAIERARLGEGHVEPNPMVGCVIVRDGKIIGKGYHAKFGGDHAEVAALGSLESTDNARGATAYVTLEPCCHFGKTPPCADALIDAEIGRVVVAIEDPFEKVSGGGIAKLRDSGIDVTVGVLANEAAAVVAPFVKRVRTGLPWVIAKWAMTLDGRIATATGESQWITGESSRRAVHELRGRVDAIVAGMGTVVADDPMLNARPPGTRVATRAILCRRRLPSLDSKLVRTASQIPVWLFAGPQTNAAQRRDLESAGAHVILLDDRESDDMVTTTLKRLAENGATNVMVEGGGEVFSSFLSVGQIDEAHVFVGAKAFGGTAAPGPIGGQGVERLSQAWAFKLHQIDRFDDDVRLIYRR, encoded by the coding sequence GTGTTACGTCACTCAACCACCGACGACCAACGTTTCATGTCGGCCGCGATCGAAAGAGCGCGGCTAGGCGAAGGTCACGTCGAACCCAACCCGATGGTTGGATGCGTGATCGTTCGCGATGGCAAGATCATCGGAAAAGGCTACCACGCGAAGTTTGGCGGTGATCACGCCGAAGTCGCGGCGCTGGGGTCACTTGAATCCACCGACAACGCTCGTGGCGCGACCGCCTACGTGACGCTTGAACCGTGCTGCCACTTCGGCAAAACACCTCCCTGCGCCGACGCGTTGATCGACGCCGAAATAGGCCGGGTCGTGGTTGCGATCGAAGACCCCTTTGAAAAGGTTTCCGGTGGAGGCATCGCGAAACTTCGCGACTCGGGCATCGATGTCACGGTGGGCGTGTTGGCAAATGAAGCGGCGGCCGTGGTGGCTCCGTTTGTCAAACGTGTACGCACCGGCCTTCCTTGGGTGATCGCCAAATGGGCGATGACCTTGGACGGGCGGATTGCCACAGCAACCGGCGAGAGCCAATGGATCACCGGTGAATCATCTCGCCGCGCGGTGCATGAACTCCGTGGCCGAGTTGACGCGATTGTGGCCGGCATGGGCACGGTGGTCGCGGACGATCCGATGCTCAACGCCCGGCCCCCGGGAACTCGCGTCGCCACTCGCGCAATCCTTTGCCGGCGGCGATTACCCAGCCTGGATAGTAAACTGGTTCGCACTGCGTCACAGATTCCGGTGTGGCTGTTCGCGGGCCCCCAAACGAATGCCGCCCAACGGCGCGATCTGGAATCGGCCGGCGCGCACGTGATTCTGTTGGACGACCGCGAATCTGACGACATGGTTACCACAACACTGAAACGACTCGCCGAAAATGGGGCGACCAACGTGATGGTTGAGGGTGGCGGGGAGGTTTTTTCCAGCTTTCTTAGTGTCGGTCAAATTGACGAAGCGCACGTTTTCGTGGGTGCGAAAGCCTTTGGCGGAACGGCGGCGCCGGGCCCCATCGGCGGTCAGGGCGTCGAACGACTTTCCCAAGCGTGGGCGTTCAAGCTGCATCAGATCGATCGATTTGACGACGACGTGCGGCTAATCTATCGCCGCTAG
- a CDS encoding protein-disulfide isomerase, whose product MTVDTYAICPCGSGKKIKFCKCKDSVHELDEVMNMIEGGQVVPSLDRLSNILSENPDAAWALAIRGRLLLDLREYDSLADNADRFIRLQPSNPLALTQLAAALLFRGKQEEATSKMLEALTESGRDVDAFVLDVSSVLAYSLAQSGVFLTARVYATLAMMASGYQGGQTAMTVLRQLNSAPTISQLMKAIPEPIERPEGAEWGERFDEAATLLRSNKVMLAETKFESLRRTVPKEPSILLGLLTCAIWRGDTDAQSDLFKKLSACESLDFEERARYLAMSALAKPGSPDVSVSTTTLTAEIEKADEAELALLADARMVALPPDLLQGMRASEDEVPPKAGFQILDREKPESLEVLPPVADVPEAIAMVFVYGRQTDRAARIEALEIRKESLDDVRGRIDSVISGLKWTESEGEALPLLVACQPAIAMIRFKANPGEAEKLQNELSDTRMAPSIASLSLPLLGGESLKSSAGDDSKRLERTAVIRIIQQYDAIASKGDDIMNRVLELAGVEPQAAIKPTDDDIESVANEDLNLVDPAGLNAESLIYLLQRSQQVSATPATRRLANRLIDADLSEEQQPARLLAYMSLINAAENSTEALELMEKAKAFAESKDIPISNLLLSEIGLRLQAGDGPGFQNTLQTLTTRYGNEPEVMARLQQMLIQFGLINPDGSPRGGRPAQQPAAAAGGGLWTPDGGGGPAPAGPPESGGGSKLWVPGMD is encoded by the coding sequence ATGACCGTCGATACCTACGCGATTTGCCCCTGTGGAAGCGGCAAAAAGATCAAATTCTGCAAGTGCAAAGACTCGGTCCACGAACTCGACGAAGTCATGAACATGATCGAGGGGGGACAGGTCGTTCCTTCGCTCGATCGCTTGTCGAACATTCTTTCTGAGAATCCCGACGCCGCTTGGGCGTTGGCGATTCGCGGTCGGCTGCTATTGGATCTCCGCGAGTACGATTCGCTTGCCGACAACGCGGACCGCTTCATCCGGTTGCAACCCAGCAACCCGTTGGCATTGACCCAGTTGGCGGCGGCGCTGTTGTTCCGCGGAAAACAGGAAGAAGCGACATCCAAGATGCTGGAAGCGCTGACCGAAAGCGGTCGCGACGTCGATGCATTCGTCTTGGACGTGTCTTCCGTTCTGGCATATTCGTTAGCCCAAAGCGGCGTGTTCCTTACCGCGCGGGTATATGCGACGTTGGCCATGATGGCATCCGGTTATCAAGGCGGACAAACCGCGATGACGGTGCTGCGTCAACTCAATTCGGCGCCCACGATCAGCCAGTTGATGAAGGCAATCCCCGAACCGATCGAACGACCCGAAGGCGCGGAGTGGGGCGAACGCTTCGACGAAGCCGCGACGCTTCTGCGCAGCAACAAAGTCATGCTGGCCGAAACCAAGTTCGAATCGCTTCGACGCACCGTGCCGAAAGAACCGTCGATTTTGTTGGGGTTGCTGACCTGCGCGATCTGGCGTGGCGATACCGATGCCCAATCCGACCTGTTCAAGAAATTGTCCGCGTGCGAATCGCTGGACTTCGAAGAACGAGCACGATACCTGGCGATGTCGGCTTTGGCCAAACCAGGTTCACCCGACGTTTCGGTGTCGACGACGACGTTGACGGCCGAGATTGAAAAAGCCGATGAAGCCGAACTCGCGTTGTTGGCCGACGCACGAATGGTGGCGTTGCCCCCGGACTTGCTGCAAGGCATGCGGGCCAGCGAAGACGAGGTTCCACCCAAGGCGGGCTTCCAAATTTTGGATCGCGAGAAACCGGAATCACTCGAAGTGCTGCCGCCGGTCGCTGATGTTCCCGAAGCCATCGCGATGGTGTTCGTGTACGGACGCCAAACCGATCGCGCCGCCCGAATCGAAGCGCTCGAAATTCGCAAGGAAAGCTTGGACGATGTTCGTGGCCGCATCGACAGCGTGATCAGCGGATTGAAGTGGACGGAAAGCGAAGGCGAAGCGTTGCCGTTGTTGGTTGCTTGCCAACCTGCGATCGCGATGATTCGATTCAAAGCGAATCCCGGCGAAGCAGAGAAGCTGCAAAACGAATTGTCGGACACGCGAATGGCGCCCTCGATCGCGTCACTGTCGCTGCCGTTGCTGGGCGGCGAATCGTTGAAGTCATCGGCCGGTGATGATTCCAAACGACTAGAACGGACGGCGGTCATTCGCATCATCCAACAATACGATGCCATCGCGTCGAAGGGGGATGACATCATGAATCGCGTTCTCGAATTGGCTGGCGTCGAACCACAAGCGGCGATCAAACCGACCGACGACGATATCGAATCGGTCGCCAACGAAGACTTGAACCTGGTCGACCCGGCAGGACTGAATGCTGAATCGTTGATCTATCTGTTGCAACGTTCTCAACAGGTCTCGGCGACTCCGGCGACACGGCGATTGGCCAACCGTTTGATCGATGCGGATCTAAGCGAAGAACAACAACCGGCTCGATTGTTGGCGTATATGTCGCTGATCAATGCAGCCGAAAATAGCACCGAAGCTCTTGAGTTGATGGAAAAAGCGAAAGCGTTCGCCGAGAGCAAAGACATCCCGATCTCGAATTTGTTGCTCAGCGAAATCGGCTTGCGACTGCAAGCCGGTGACGGACCGGGATTCCAAAACACGTTGCAAACACTGACGACGCGCTATGGCAATGAACCGGAAGTCATGGCCCGACTGCAACAAATGCTGATTCAATTCGGGTTGATCAATCCCGACGGATCGCCTCGTGGTGGACGGCCCGCCCAACAACCGGCGGCTGCAGCCGGCGGCGGACTGTGGACGCCTGATGGTGGCGGTGGCCCTGCACCCGCTGGCCCGCCCGAGTCCGGCGGCGGCAGCAAGTTGTGGGTCCCAGGAATGGATTGA
- a CDS encoding DEAD/DEAH box helicase, translating into MSDDAISAFGLLVSEAIETLVDSHDGGLDKRAAMLTVESPSFSKENGQMLFSFKVSGNRQTPVVTSIGIVPQGAEEDDGDYDFSPLGTALDAVPACQCDGFESDRRCAHTLATAWWLQEQMARRSVADVFEFLGELEVDNEAAGRELVTELMRIAKESSVVDSAGEATRIQWRIGLPQSRYYCPISITPYEQRPRKNGKGWTKGKETRSYDLLRRDFSADPIDGRVAALVAKPSYSFEEDHFGEFRALQTLIGHNSVAWDDGDATEVAVLTAELTLTLEPVEIEEDGDDDAPTEKKTKFRPKLAISGIKINPDDCQVVLGHASPVDPIVVLADQKYNRLVICTLRDPRATRLIQFLLRADFSETLLDEADAAKFSVGSTVVDSLVRVELPPQLAGPIVPVTAELVMELRPRPGAGLTLALAMHEPRFRELVSPGNPPGIVSCLTPEGPVRLERDLPAERLSAEAVVEHFELNLLSGDGNFRWVATSDEAALDLLASLYQGGELTPRLIWPEGETIRVRGEITPSALRVQIDDRRDWFGLTGSVSLDGRDVPLAELLAAVRDNRSLVQVGDREFAKISDAFRKRLQQLGDTVVAERGSLKVADAAVPAIQELIGHDVPIEATARWHDSIRRLEALADWTPEKPTGLDATLRDYQLEGYQWLARLASWGVGGVLADDMGLGKTVQTLGVLLDRGPGGPALVVAPTSVGDNWVRETERFSPGLNAHLYRDSDRDKLIAAAGENDLIIVSYQLLQRDAKRFASRQWHTLVLDEAQFIKNSQTKTSQAVRMVEADWRIGLSGTPLENHLGELWSLFRTLSPGLLGSWDRFRNRFADPIERHKDDERRLSLSRLVRPFILRRTKNTVLTELPPRTEITLQAELSKAERRMYEEARVAALAELSGTGEDGQAGQQRIRTLAWLTRLRQLSCHPRLVDKSWKKSSAKLDLFTTLVDELRDGDHRALVFSQFVKHLGLIREALDERGITYQYLDGATPAKERQRRVDSFQNGEGDLFLISLKAGGTGLNLTAADYVIHLDPWWNPAVEDQATDRAHRIGQERPVTVYRLVAEGTIEEQILELHADKRELVAGVLDGTDHAARMETKELIELIREGVSG; encoded by the coding sequence ATGTCCGACGACGCAATCAGTGCCTTCGGTTTGCTGGTGAGTGAAGCGATCGAAACCTTAGTCGATTCACACGACGGGGGGCTTGATAAACGAGCGGCGATGTTGACGGTCGAATCGCCATCGTTCAGCAAAGAGAACGGCCAGATGCTGTTTTCGTTCAAGGTCAGCGGAAACCGACAAACGCCGGTCGTCACGTCGATCGGTATCGTGCCGCAAGGCGCCGAAGAAGACGACGGCGACTACGATTTCTCGCCACTCGGCACGGCGTTGGATGCGGTGCCGGCGTGCCAGTGCGATGGTTTTGAATCGGATCGGCGATGCGCACATACCCTGGCCACGGCGTGGTGGCTGCAAGAACAGATGGCGAGGCGCAGCGTTGCGGATGTGTTCGAATTCCTAGGCGAATTGGAAGTCGACAACGAAGCGGCCGGTCGCGAACTGGTCACCGAATTGATGCGGATCGCGAAAGAATCATCCGTCGTCGACTCGGCGGGCGAAGCGACCCGCATTCAGTGGCGGATCGGGCTTCCCCAGTCCCGTTATTACTGTCCCATCTCGATCACGCCCTACGAACAACGGCCTCGTAAAAACGGCAAAGGTTGGACGAAGGGCAAAGAAACTCGCAGCTACGATCTGCTGCGGCGTGACTTTAGCGCCGATCCCATCGACGGACGCGTCGCCGCGCTGGTCGCCAAACCCAGCTATTCGTTCGAAGAGGATCACTTCGGCGAATTCCGCGCGCTGCAGACGCTGATTGGACACAACAGCGTTGCCTGGGACGATGGCGATGCCACCGAAGTCGCTGTGTTGACCGCCGAATTAACGCTAACGCTCGAGCCGGTCGAAATCGAAGAAGACGGCGACGACGACGCACCGACGGAAAAGAAAACCAAGTTTCGACCGAAGCTTGCCATCTCAGGAATCAAAATCAATCCCGACGATTGCCAAGTCGTGCTCGGTCACGCCAGCCCCGTGGATCCCATCGTTGTTCTGGCCGACCAGAAATACAACCGCTTGGTGATCTGCACGCTGCGAGATCCGCGTGCGACACGTTTGATTCAGTTCCTGTTGCGCGCCGACTTTTCCGAAACGCTACTCGATGAAGCCGATGCGGCGAAGTTCTCGGTCGGCAGCACCGTCGTTGATTCGTTGGTGCGTGTCGAGTTACCGCCGCAATTAGCCGGACCGATTGTGCCCGTCACGGCCGAATTGGTGATGGAACTTCGGCCGCGACCGGGCGCCGGCTTGACGCTGGCACTAGCGATGCATGAACCGCGTTTCCGCGAATTGGTTTCGCCGGGCAATCCGCCTGGCATTGTTTCCTGCTTGACGCCCGAAGGCCCCGTCCGGTTGGAACGTGACCTTCCTGCTGAACGACTTTCGGCCGAAGCGGTTGTCGAGCACTTTGAACTGAACCTGCTATCGGGTGACGGTAATTTCCGCTGGGTCGCCACGTCGGACGAAGCGGCGCTGGATCTGTTGGCGTCGCTGTACCAAGGCGGCGAGTTGACGCCCCGATTGATTTGGCCCGAAGGCGAAACGATTCGCGTGCGAGGCGAGATCACTCCGTCGGCATTGCGAGTTCAAATCGACGACCGACGTGACTGGTTCGGGTTGACCGGTTCGGTTTCGCTGGACGGGCGCGACGTACCGCTTGCCGAATTGCTGGCCGCGGTTCGTGACAACCGCTCGCTGGTGCAAGTCGGCGACCGCGAATTCGCCAAGATCAGTGACGCGTTTCGCAAACGTCTGCAACAGTTGGGCGATACTGTTGTTGCCGAACGCGGATCGTTGAAAGTCGCTGACGCGGCGGTTCCCGCGATCCAAGAATTGATTGGTCACGACGTTCCGATCGAAGCCACCGCGCGGTGGCACGATTCGATCCGCCGTTTGGAAGCGCTTGCCGATTGGACGCCCGAAAAACCGACCGGATTGGACGCGACGCTTCGCGATTACCAACTGGAAGGCTATCAGTGGTTGGCGCGACTGGCATCGTGGGGCGTCGGCGGTGTGCTGGCCGATGATATGGGTTTGGGAAAAACAGTTCAAACATTGGGCGTGCTACTCGATCGTGGACCAGGTGGCCCAGCTTTGGTCGTGGCGCCCACCAGCGTCGGCGACAACTGGGTTCGCGAAACCGAGCGGTTCTCGCCCGGCCTGAACGCGCACCTGTATCGCGACAGCGACCGAGACAAGTTGATCGCCGCAGCGGGTGAGAACGATTTGATCATCGTCAGTTACCAACTGTTGCAGCGCGACGCGAAACGGTTCGCATCACGCCAGTGGCACACGCTGGTTCTTGACGAGGCCCAATTCATCAAGAACTCACAAACCAAAACGTCCCAGGCCGTTCGTATGGTCGAAGCCGATTGGCGAATCGGATTGTCGGGAACGCCGCTTGAAAATCACTTGGGTGAATTGTGGAGTCTGTTCCGCACGCTCAGCCCAGGACTGCTCGGATCGTGGGATCGATTCCGAAATCGCTTCGCCGATCCGATCGAACGACACAAAGACGACGAACGACGATTGTCGCTGTCGCGTTTGGTGCGACCGTTCATTCTTAGGCGAACAAAGAACACGGTGCTGACGGAACTGCCGCCGCGAACGGAAATCACGTTGCAAGCGGAACTGAGCAAGGCCGAGCGAAGGATGTACGAAGAAGCTCGCGTGGCCGCGCTGGCAGAATTGAGCGGCACCGGCGAAGACGGCCAAGCCGGTCAGCAACGCATTCGAACGCTGGCATGGCTAACACGTCTGCGTCAATTGTCGTGTCACCCGCGACTTGTCGATAAGTCGTGGAAGAAGAGTTCAGCGAAACTGGATTTGTTCACGACCTTGGTCGACGAACTGCGTGACGGCGATCACCGTGCGTTGGTGTTTAGCCAGTTCGTGAAGCACCTCGGCTTGATCCGCGAAGCACTGGACGAACGAGGAATCACGTACCAGTATCTCGACGGTGCAACGCCGGCCAAGGAACGTCAGCGGCGCGTCGATTCGTTCCAAAATGGCGAAGGCGATCTGTTCCTGATATCGCTCAAGGCGGGGGGCACAGGCTTGAACTTGACCGCGGCCGATTACGTCATCCACTTGGATCCTTGGTGGAATCCGGCCGTGGAAGACCAAGCCACCGACCGGGCCCACCGCATCGGCCAAGAACGTCCCGTCACGGTGTACCGACTGGTCGCCGAAGGAACGATCGAGGAACAGATCCTTGAACTGCATGCCGACAAACGCGAACTGGTCGCCGGTGTGCTCGATGGCACCGACCATGCCGCCCGCATGGAAACCAAGGAATTGATCGAACTGATCCGCGAAGGCGTGTCGGGCTAG
- a CDS encoding 2Fe-2S iron-sulfur cluster-binding protein, which yields MPKLTVENVGTFEIPAGKRLVKALAEDAGTDQLFACGGQSRCTTCRVKFVDGEPDAITEAEKETLRVREITEAGVRLSCQMTCDHDMTVEVISRLEGSGRKDQGSPVADEIQPTPVWTTK from the coding sequence GTGCCAAAACTGACTGTCGAAAATGTCGGAACTTTCGAAATTCCCGCCGGAAAACGGCTCGTCAAGGCGTTGGCCGAAGATGCCGGCACCGATCAGCTCTTCGCCTGCGGCGGACAGTCGCGATGCACGACATGTCGAGTCAAGTTCGTCGACGGAGAGCCGGATGCCATCACCGAAGCTGAAAAAGAGACCCTTCGCGTCCGCGAAATCACCGAAGCCGGCGTGCGTCTGAGTTGCCAAATGACGTGCGATCACGACATGACGGTCGAAGTCATCAGCCGTTTGGAAGGCAGCGGCCGCAAAGATCAAGGCTCGCCCGTCGCCGATGAGATCCAGCCGACCCCAGTCTGGACGACGAAGTAA
- a CDS encoding alpha/beta fold hydrolase produces the protein MQTIATIGEDRSIGLSPTPIRVPVSDGDSIVLHEDLAKGDLAKPVSSGGDSPGSVLLVHGLTGCHAAPYMTRLADRFARLGMRVYRMDMRGFGAAKDFSTNLAHAGRSDDCLSAISMIADRNPDGPIFAIGVSLGGGQLLRGMGRIGGGIDAEPEWIDRFAGLVAISPPLNLTCCSDNMQRLRLRLYNRYFIRSLLSRIPPGVRAREDFAACIAAPRPRTLRELDDRFTAPLSGFADAAAYYDASSSCHVVDSIGVNTLVLTAADDPIVPVECFINARQAWSPTTQLIVSPSGGHAGFIDRQRRSWMDEVVLGWVTAAMEQRIRHS, from the coding sequence TTGCAAACGATCGCTACGATCGGCGAGGACCGATCGATTGGGCTTTCGCCGACGCCGATCCGAGTCCCCGTGTCCGATGGTGATTCGATCGTACTGCATGAAGACTTGGCGAAAGGAGATTTGGCCAAGCCCGTGTCGTCGGGCGGTGATTCGCCAGGCAGCGTACTGCTGGTCCACGGATTGACCGGTTGCCATGCGGCGCCCTACATGACGCGACTGGCCGACCGGTTCGCACGACTGGGGATGCGCGTCTACCGCATGGACATGCGAGGCTTTGGTGCGGCAAAGGACTTCAGTACCAATCTGGCCCACGCCGGACGCAGCGACGATTGCTTGTCCGCGATTTCGATGATCGCCGATCGAAACCCCGACGGACCGATTTTCGCGATCGGCGTGTCGTTGGGCGGCGGTCAATTATTGCGAGGGATGGGTCGCATAGGCGGGGGTATCGACGCGGAACCCGAGTGGATCGATCGGTTCGCCGGGTTGGTGGCGATCTCGCCGCCACTGAATTTGACTTGCTGCAGCGACAACATGCAGCGACTTCGATTGCGACTGTACAACCGTTACTTTATCCGTTCTTTGTTGTCGCGGATTCCGCCGGGCGTTCGTGCGCGAGAAGACTTTGCCGCCTGCATCGCCGCGCCTCGACCGCGGACGCTGCGAGAATTGGATGATCGGTTCACCGCGCCGCTGAGCGGGTTTGCCGATGCGGCGGCTTACTACGATGCTTCGTCGTCTTGCCACGTTGTCGATTCGATCGGCGTTAACACGTTGGTGTTGACCGCGGCCGACGACCCGATCGTTCCGGTGGAATGCTTCATCAATGCCCGACAAGCGTGGTCACCGACGACGCAATTGATCGTTTCCCCCAGCGGCGGTCACGCCGGTTTCATCGACCGCCAACGGCGATCGTGGATGGACGAGGTCGTGCTGGGGTGGGTAACCGCCGCAATGGAACAACGGATTCGCCATTCTTGA
- the thpR gene encoding RNA 2',3'-cyclic phosphodiesterase, with protein sequence MQTTRSFIAIPLSREITKAAVRLIDRLKVSGDGIKWVPTDNLHLTLKFLGDIETNDIPKISDVVRGVLEEYEPFDLQFAGTGGLPTLEKTRVVYAGIDDVSGSLTQIVENLELDLAELGFKREPRDYVPHLTLGRTRGGSRKASGDVIARVEAASSVSLGTMPVDQVLIVGSFLDKQGPTYHVLDTIDL encoded by the coding sequence ATGCAAACCACACGTTCATTTATCGCGATCCCGTTGAGTCGGGAAATTACCAAAGCCGCAGTCCGGTTGATCGACCGCTTGAAGGTTTCTGGCGATGGTATCAAGTGGGTTCCCACTGACAACCTGCACCTGACGCTGAAGTTCCTCGGCGACATCGAAACCAACGACATTCCCAAGATCAGCGATGTCGTTCGCGGCGTCCTGGAAGAATACGAACCATTCGATTTACAGTTTGCCGGGACCGGCGGCTTGCCGACGCTGGAAAAAACTCGCGTCGTCTATGCGGGGATCGACGACGTTTCTGGCAGTCTGACCCAGATCGTCGAAAATCTAGAACTCGATCTTGCCGAACTCGGTTTCAAGCGTGAACCCCGCGACTATGTCCCGCACCTGACACTCGGGCGGACACGTGGCGGCAGCCGCAAAGCCAGCGGCGATGTGATTGCTCGCGTCGAAGCGGCGAGTTCTGTTTCGCTGGGTACGATGCCCGTCGACCAAGTTTTGATCGTGGGCAGTTTCTTGGACAAGCAGGGTCCTACCTATCACGTGCTGGACACGATCGATTTGTAG